In Silene latifolia isolate original U9 population chromosome 3, ASM4854445v1, whole genome shotgun sequence, a single window of DNA contains:
- the LOC141649397 gene encoding uncharacterized protein LOC141649397, producing the protein MNNIGFWNVRGMNSVNKQKLVKSFIQNNEACLFGLLETKINGVNVGNIAHNMLEGWSVTTNCSLHKGGRAWLLWRPNIFDVHIIQCDPQFIHSKIVIKTTKKGFLLTIVYAFNEGSERLDLWDNLRSIVGQCVVPWALAGDFNTVISLDERLGAATKQEDMDAFVDCLSACCMIDIPATGAYFTWTNKQESNHRKYSRLDRFLVNQEWVDVFPDMNAYFHPGGLMDHTPCIVRNIKLDGRRSTSFKYFNMWSDARNFLDTVRNVWIQ; encoded by the coding sequence atgaataatataggGTTTTGGAATGTTCGTGGCATGAATAGTGTGAATAAACAAAAATTAGTTAAAAGTTTTATTCAGAATAATGAAGCTTGTTTATTTGGTCttttagaaacaaaaataaatggTGTTAATGTTGGTAATATAGCTCATAATATGCTAGAGGGGTGGAGTGTCACTACCAATTGCAGCTTGCATAAAGGAGGAAGGGCCTGGTTATTATGGCGTCCTAATATATTTgatgttcatattattcaatgtGATCCTCAATTTATTCATTCCAAAATTGTTATTAAGACAACTAAGAAAGGTTTCCTCCTCACTATTGTTTATGCTTTTAATGAGGGCTCTGAGAGACTGGATTTATGGGATAATTTGAGGTCAATTGTTGGTCAGTGTGTTGTTCCTTGGGCTTTAGCAGGAGATTTCAACACTGTCATTTCTCTTGATGAGAGACTGGGGGCTGCTACTAAGCAGGAGGACATGGATGCTTTTGTTGATTGCCTGTCTGCTTGTTGCATGATTGATATTCCTGCAACTGGAGCCTACTTCACTTGGACAAATAAGCAGGAATCTAACCACAGGAAATATAGTAGACTGGATAGATTTCTAGTCAACCAAGAGTGGGTTGATGTGTTTCCTGATATGAATGCTTATTTCCATCCTGGGGGGCTAATGGATCACACTCCTTGCATTGTCAGAAATATTAAGTTGGATGGAAGGAGATCCACTAGCTtcaaatactttaatatgtggagtgATGCTCGTAATTTTCTAGATACTGTAAGGAATGTATGGATTCAATAG